The following proteins are co-located in the Thermococcus alcaliphilus genome:
- a CDS encoding CidA/LrgA family protein produces MYKGLTIIFGFLFIGEILSEVFNLPIPGNVIGMILLTFALLFNVIKLEDVEREAEFFIRNMSVMFIPPGVGVISYWGLIKSQAVPIFGALIISFALTLILTAKFVELLRGGER; encoded by the coding sequence ATGTACAAAGGGCTTACCATAATATTCGGTTTTCTCTTTATTGGAGAAATCCTGAGCGAAGTATTTAATCTCCCAATCCCTGGGAACGTTATCGGGATGATTCTGCTGACTTTTGCGCTCTTATTTAACGTTATAAAGCTGGAAGACGTTGAAAGGGAGGCAGAGTTCTTCATAAGAAATATGAGTGTGATGTTCATCCCGCCGGGAGTTGGAGTTATCTCCTACTGGGGACTTATAAAAAGTCAAGCAGTTCCAATTTTTGGAGCTTTGATCATAAGCTTTGCCCTAACATTGATTTTAACAGCTAAGTTCGTTGAACTTTTAAGAGGTGGGGAGAGATGA
- a CDS encoding CidB/LrgB family autolysis modulator, with protein sequence MNALGIFLTIAVFYLFSKLYEKKRAFYLNPVMLSIIAIASILHLTGISYETYMESAKILSFFLGPAVVSLAIPLYKQREIIKEYSKQIFAGIVFGGTLAILSAFYAAKLLGGSESVLLSIAPKSITTAIAIGVSEKIGGIPALTAVLVILTGIFGNAIGIEMLNAFKIKDRVARGLAMGVTSHGLGTARIILDDELSGAVSGLAMALNGVFTSLILPYLLKLLQ encoded by the coding sequence ATGAACGCCCTTGGAATTTTTTTAACGATTGCAGTTTTTTACCTCTTTTCAAAGCTTTATGAAAAGAAAAGAGCCTTTTATTTAAATCCCGTTATGCTTTCCATAATTGCAATAGCATCGATTTTACACCTGACTGGGATTAGCTACGAGACCTATATGGAGAGTGCCAAGATTTTAAGCTTCTTTCTAGGCCCAGCGGTGGTGAGCTTGGCAATCCCTCTCTATAAGCAGAGAGAAATAATAAAGGAGTACTCAAAGCAAATATTTGCAGGAATAGTATTTGGCGGGACATTAGCAATCCTAAGCGCATTTTATGCTGCAAAGCTTTTAGGAGGAAGTGAGAGCGTTCTTCTAAGCATCGCTCCCAAGAGCATTACAACGGCAATAGCTATTGGAGTTAGCGAGAAGATAGGGGGCATACCAGCCTTAACAGCAGTTCTTGTCATACTAACGGGAATATTTGGGAACGCCATCGGAATCGAGATGCTAAACGCTTTCAAAATAAAAGATAGAGTAGCTAGGGGGCTTGCTATGGGAGTTACTTCCCATGGACTAGGAACTGCAAGAATAATACTAGACGATGAACTTTCAGGAGCAGTCAGCGGACTTGCAATGGCACTAAACGGCGTTTTTACTTCCTTAATCCTTCCCTATCTCCTCAAGCTCCTCCAGTAA
- the tgtA gene encoding tRNA guanosine(15) transglycosylase TgtA, translated as MNFKFEIKARDAAGRIGKIEVNGKKLETPAIMPVVNPKQLIVTPKELKEMGFDIIITNSYIIYKDEELREKALEKGIHRLLDYDGIVEVDSGSFQLMRYGGVEVTNREIIEFQHKIGVDIGTFLDIPTIPDAPREKAEEDLKITLERAKEAESIKNIPMNATVQGSTYLDLRTYAARKLSEMNFEIHPIGAVVPLMESYRYRDLVDVVIASKIGLRPDRPVHLFGAGHPMVFALAVAMGIDLFDSASYALYAKDDRYMTPEGTKRLEELEYFPCSCPVCSRYTPQELREMSKEERTRLLAIHNLWVIREELNRVKQAIKEGTLWQLVDERSRSHPKMFAAYKRLLEYKDYLEENEPITKASAFFKVSEEIMRTPVVLRAKQRAERVKGKFPETISHPLFGEIPKYLSLTFPFAQSEGEEDFTIEKPSKEEAKLYVQAVAEYQFGEGASEAFKDIFVELSRKTGMPRQIKARGKHIATFRAEDGLLTLGIEGAKRLHKVLPYPRMRVVVNEDAEPFARRGKNVFAKFVVDADESIRPYDEVLVVNENDELLATGQSLLNGKELKIFQQGLAVKVRRGVG; from the coding sequence ATGAACTTCAAATTTGAGATAAAAGCGCGAGATGCTGCGGGAAGAATCGGAAAAATTGAAGTTAACGGGAAAAAGCTCGAAACTCCAGCTATTATGCCCGTAGTTAACCCTAAGCAGCTCATAGTGACCCCTAAAGAGCTCAAAGAAATGGGCTTTGACATTATAATCACAAACTCCTACATAATCTACAAAGACGAAGAACTTAGAGAGAAAGCACTTGAAAAAGGCATTCACAGACTTTTGGATTACGATGGCATAGTGGAAGTCGATTCCGGAAGCTTTCAGCTTATGAGATATGGTGGAGTAGAGGTTACCAACAGAGAGATTATAGAGTTCCAGCACAAGATAGGCGTTGACATAGGAACGTTTCTTGACATCCCAACAATTCCAGATGCTCCAAGGGAAAAGGCTGAGGAAGACCTTAAGATAACACTCGAGAGAGCAAAAGAGGCTGAGAGCATAAAGAACATACCCATGAATGCCACCGTTCAGGGTTCAACGTATCTCGACTTGAGAACCTATGCCGCTAGAAAATTAAGCGAAATGAACTTTGAGATTCATCCGATTGGTGCTGTGGTACCTTTAATGGAGAGCTACCGATATAGGGATTTGGTTGATGTTGTAATAGCGTCAAAAATTGGGCTAAGACCGGATAGACCTGTTCACCTCTTCGGCGCTGGGCATCCAATGGTATTTGCTCTGGCAGTTGCGATGGGAATTGACCTCTTTGATTCGGCAAGCTACGCCCTTTACGCTAAAGACGACCGTTACATGACACCTGAAGGAACCAAGAGGCTTGAAGAGCTTGAGTATTTCCCATGCTCGTGTCCTGTCTGCTCTCGCTATACACCACAAGAGCTGCGTGAGATGTCAAAGGAAGAGAGAACAAGGCTTCTAGCCATTCACAACCTATGGGTCATTAGGGAGGAGTTAAACAGAGTGAAGCAAGCAATAAAAGAGGGAACCCTCTGGCAGCTAGTTGATGAGCGTTCAAGATCTCATCCAAAAATGTTTGCGGCTTATAAAAGACTGCTTGAATACAAGGACTACCTCGAGGAGAACGAGCCGATAACAAAGGCTTCTGCTTTTTTCAAGGTTAGTGAAGAGATTATGAGAACTCCCGTAGTTTTGAGAGCAAAGCAAAGAGCTGAAAGGGTAAAAGGGAAGTTCCCGGAGACAATCAGCCATCCCCTTTTTGGCGAAATTCCCAAATACCTGAGCTTAACTTTCCCGTTTGCCCAGAGCGAGGGGGAGGAGGACTTCACAATAGAGAAGCCCTCAAAAGAGGAAGCGAAGCTTTACGTTCAGGCTGTTGCTGAATATCAATTTGGCGAAGGAGCTAGTGAAGCCTTTAAAGATATTTTTGTCGAGCTCTCAAGAAAGACCGGAATGCCAAGACAGATAAAAGCTAGGGGCAAACACATAGCAACTTTTAGAGCGGAAGACGGTCTTTTGACCCTTGGAATTGAAGGAGCAAAAAGACTGCACAAGGTCCTTCCCTATCCGCGGATGAGGGTTGTTGTTAATGAAGACGCGGAGCCCTTTGCAAGAAGAGGAAAGAACGTCTTTGCAAAGTTCGTGGTTGATGCAGACGAGTCTATAAGACCATACGACGAAGTTCTTGTGGTGAATGAGAACGATGAGCTTTTGGCAACCGGACAAAGCCTGTTAAACGGCAAAGAACTTAAGATATTCCAGCAGGGGCTTGCGGTAAAAGTTAGAAGGGGAGTTGGGTAA
- a CDS encoding RidA family protein: MVKRSVIYTENAPKPIGPYSQAILVENPDKILFISGQIPIDPETGELVKGDIKEQARQAIENLIAILEAAGATVDDVVKVNVYLEDIKDFEEFNKVYEEYFGHSKPARAVVEAGKLPKGVKVEIEAIAIFE, encoded by the coding sequence ATGGTGAAGAGGAGTGTAATTTATACTGAAAATGCCCCAAAACCAATAGGGCCCTACAGCCAGGCAATTCTAGTCGAAAACCCCGACAAGATACTCTTCATCTCAGGACAGATTCCTATAGATCCAGAAACGGGAGAACTTGTTAAAGGCGACATAAAGGAGCAGGCAAGACAGGCAATAGAGAACTTAATAGCAATCCTAGAAGCTGCGGGAGCAACGGTAGATGATGTGGTAAAGGTTAACGTATACTTAGAGGACATAAAAGACTTCGAAGAGTTCAACAAGGTATATGAAGAATACTTTGGGCACTCAAAACCAGCTAGGGCAGTAGTAGAAGCAGGAAAACTGCCAAAGGGAGTCAAGGTAGAGATAGAAGCAATAGCAATCTTTGAGTGA
- a CDS encoding Tfx family DNA-binding protein, with protein MKTFLTEQQIRILRLRAKGLKQSEIAEILGTSRANISILEKRALEKIEKAKNTLLLWEQINSKVAIEVKKGEDIFRVPDKLFEKADEVGIKVPYTTAEIIAFLVDNAPIEDRIAKKDFVLFLDTQDRLKVSEHLLEELEEIGKD; from the coding sequence ATGAAGACCTTCCTTACAGAACAGCAGATCAGAATACTGCGTTTGAGAGCTAAAGGGTTAAAACAAAGCGAAATAGCCGAAATTTTGGGCACGAGCAGAGCAAACATAAGCATTCTCGAAAAACGTGCATTGGAAAAAATTGAAAAAGCCAAAAATACTCTTCTACTTTGGGAACAGATAAACTCCAAAGTTGCCATTGAGGTCAAAAAAGGGGAAGACATATTTAGGGTTCCGGACAAGCTTTTTGAGAAAGCCGACGAGGTCGGGATAAAAGTCCCATACACAACCGCGGAAATCATAGCCTTCCTTGTTGACAATGCCCCAATAGAGGATAGAATAGCAAAAAAGGACTTTGTTCTATTTTTGGATACTCAAGATAGGCTCAAAGTGAGTGAGCATTTACTGGAGGAGCTTGAGGAGATAGGGAAGGATTAA
- the lonB gene encoding ATP-dependent protease LonB codes for MDFQTTEEIKVPEKLIDQVIGQDHAVEVIKTAAKQKRHVLLIGEPGTGKSMLGQAMAELLPTENLEDILVFPNPEDENMPKIKTVPACQGRQIVERYRQKAKEQENIKSYLLLFVLFVVMLAVLMDRSAQTLLFGVFVLIVSLMAISNMRLRNQALVPKLLVDNCGRRKAPFVDATGAHAGALLGDVRHDPFQCFSGEESIVIEKGKEKRVFKLREFVDSALKEPSGEGMDGKIRVVYKDLQGEDVKILAKDGFVKLLYVNRREGKQKLRKIVNLEKDYWLALTPEHKVYTARGLKEAGEITKDDEIIRVPITVLDKFDVAKTYNEEEKLKAYLRWKEYHEKTGNGYKKAAKELGIKESTLRWWTQGAKPNSLKMIEELEKLNLLPLNSEDSRLEKIARILGALFSDGSIDKNLNTLSFVSSEKEAIELFVKTLGELFGDFDYEIKENRESRGKSILFRTWDRKIIRFFVALGAPAGNKTKVKFELPWWIKLKPSIFLSFMDGFYSGDGSVPRFARYKDGIKFNGSLEIAQLTDELEKKLPFFEELVWYLGFFGIKAKVRVDEARGKHKVRLILSQSVDNVLNFLEFIPISLSPAKREKFLREVEKYLAAVPESSLAERFGELKERFEKIKRGQRKHFIESWEEVEVTYNVTTETGNLLANGLFVKNSGGLGTPAHERVEPGMIHRAHKGVLFIDEIATLSLKMQQSLLTAMQEKKMPITGQSELSSGAMVRTEPVPCDFILVAAGNLDTVDKMHPALRSRIRGYGYEVYMRTTMPDTLENRRKLVRFVAQEVVKDGKIPHFTKDAVEEIVREAQKRAGRKGHLTLRLRDLGGIIRAAGDIAVREGAKYVTREHVLKALQLAKPLEKQLADWYIERKKEYQVIKSEGGEIGRVNGLAVIGEQSGIVLPIEAVVAPAASKEEGKIIVTGKLGEIAKEAVQNVSAIIKRYKGEDISRYDIHVQFLQTYEGVEGDSASISVATAVISALEEVPVKQSVAMTGSLSVRGEVLPVGGVTPKIEAAIEAGIKQVIIPKANEKDVFLSPDKAEKIEIIPVETIDEVLQIALEDSEKKDDLIRRIKGALPLA; via the coding sequence ATGGATTTTCAAACTACTGAGGAAATTAAAGTTCCTGAAAAGTTGATAGATCAGGTCATCGGTCAAGATCATGCTGTTGAAGTGATAAAAACTGCAGCAAAGCAAAAAAGACACGTACTGTTGATAGGCGAACCAGGTACAGGTAAATCCATGTTAGGCCAGGCCATGGCGGAACTTCTTCCAACTGAAAATCTTGAGGATATTCTAGTCTTTCCAAACCCAGAAGACGAAAATATGCCTAAAATAAAGACCGTACCAGCATGTCAAGGCAGACAAATAGTAGAGCGTTATAGACAAAAGGCAAAGGAGCAAGAAAACATAAAGTCATACCTGCTGCTTTTTGTGCTTTTTGTAGTCATGCTTGCAGTTCTTATGGACCGCTCAGCCCAAACTTTGCTCTTTGGAGTCTTCGTGCTCATTGTCTCACTGATGGCAATATCGAACATGAGGCTTAGAAATCAAGCTTTGGTGCCGAAGCTCCTAGTTGATAACTGTGGAAGAAGAAAAGCCCCATTTGTTGACGCAACCGGAGCTCATGCTGGAGCTCTGCTTGGAGACGTTAGACATGACCCGTTCCAATGTTTTAGCGGCGAAGAAAGCATTGTAATTGAAAAAGGCAAAGAGAAAAGAGTGTTCAAACTTAGGGAGTTCGTTGATAGTGCCCTCAAAGAGCCCTCTGGAGAAGGAATGGACGGAAAGATTAGGGTGGTTTATAAGGATCTCCAGGGAGAGGACGTAAAAATACTCGCAAAGGATGGATTTGTAAAGCTTCTCTATGTCAATAGAAGGGAAGGAAAGCAAAAGCTTAGAAAAATAGTAAACCTTGAAAAGGATTACTGGCTTGCATTAACACCTGAACACAAAGTGTACACGGCAAGAGGTCTTAAAGAAGCTGGAGAGATAACCAAGGATGACGAAATAATAAGGGTACCCATTACAGTCCTCGACAAGTTTGATGTTGCTAAAACCTATAATGAGGAAGAAAAACTCAAAGCCTACCTCCGCTGGAAAGAGTATCACGAAAAAACTGGTAATGGTTACAAGAAAGCTGCAAAGGAGCTTGGTATCAAGGAGAGTACACTTCGCTGGTGGACTCAGGGAGCAAAGCCAAACTCACTCAAAATGATAGAGGAGCTTGAAAAGCTCAACTTACTTCCATTAAACAGTGAAGACAGCAGACTCGAAAAGATAGCAAGGATTTTGGGTGCTCTCTTTAGCGATGGAAGCATTGATAAAAACCTCAATACTCTGAGCTTTGTTTCAAGCGAAAAGGAAGCCATTGAGCTTTTTGTGAAAACACTTGGCGAGCTCTTTGGAGATTTCGATTACGAGATTAAAGAGAACCGCGAGAGCAGAGGGAAGAGCATTCTTTTTAGAACATGGGACAGAAAAATTATAAGGTTCTTTGTTGCACTTGGTGCACCGGCTGGCAATAAGACCAAAGTCAAGTTTGAGCTTCCGTGGTGGATCAAGCTTAAGCCATCGATCTTCCTCTCCTTCATGGATGGTTTCTATAGCGGCGATGGTAGTGTACCGAGGTTTGCTCGTTACAAAGACGGCATAAAATTCAATGGAAGTCTTGAAATAGCCCAGCTTACCGATGAGCTTGAAAAGAAGCTCCCATTCTTTGAGGAACTAGTGTGGTACCTAGGCTTCTTTGGGATTAAAGCGAAAGTCAGAGTGGATGAAGCGAGAGGTAAACACAAGGTGAGGCTTATATTGTCCCAGTCCGTAGACAATGTACTCAACTTCCTTGAGTTCATTCCGATAAGCCTTTCTCCAGCAAAGAGAGAAAAGTTCCTTAGAGAAGTTGAGAAATACCTAGCGGCTGTCCCAGAATCAAGCCTTGCCGAAAGGTTTGGAGAGCTTAAGGAGCGTTTTGAAAAGATTAAAAGGGGACAGAGAAAGCACTTCATCGAAAGCTGGGAGGAAGTAGAGGTTACTTACAACGTAACTACAGAGACAGGAAATCTACTTGCCAATGGTCTATTTGTTAAGAACTCTGGAGGTCTCGGCACTCCAGCTCACGAAAGAGTTGAGCCCGGAATGATCCACAGGGCACATAAAGGTGTGCTCTTCATAGACGAGATAGCTACTCTTAGTTTGAAAATGCAGCAGAGCTTGCTAACTGCCATGCAGGAGAAGAAAATGCCCATAACGGGACAGAGCGAACTTTCGAGTGGTGCCATGGTGAGAACAGAGCCAGTGCCATGTGATTTCATTTTGGTTGCTGCAGGAAACCTAGATACAGTTGATAAGATGCATCCTGCTTTGCGTTCTAGAATAAGAGGGTATGGTTATGAAGTTTATATGAGGACCACAATGCCCGATACACTTGAAAACAGAAGAAAGCTCGTACGTTTTGTTGCCCAAGAGGTTGTTAAGGATGGCAAGATCCCTCACTTTACCAAGGATGCCGTTGAAGAGATAGTTAGAGAAGCCCAAAAGAGAGCAGGCAGAAAGGGTCATCTTACCTTGAGACTTAGAGACCTTGGAGGCATAATAAGAGCCGCTGGTGATATAGCTGTTAGAGAAGGTGCTAAGTACGTTACTAGAGAACACGTACTAAAGGCATTACAACTCGCCAAGCCCCTTGAAAAGCAGTTGGCAGATTGGTACATAGAGAGAAAGAAGGAATATCAAGTTATCAAGAGCGAGGGAGGGGAAATAGGAAGGGTGAATGGCCTTGCAGTGATAGGAGAGCAGAGCGGTATTGTGTTGCCCATTGAAGCCGTAGTCGCTCCAGCGGCAAGCAAAGAGGAAGGTAAGATAATTGTAACTGGTAAGCTTGGAGAAATAGCGAAGGAAGCAGTCCAAAACGTTTCAGCTATAATAAAGCGTTACAAGGGAGAGGACATTAGCAGATATGATATCCACGTTCAGTTCCTCCAAACCTATGAGGGTGTTGAAGGTGACAGCGCAAGCATAAGCGTTGCAACGGCAGTTATTTCAGCCCTTGAAGAAGTTCCCGTAAAGCAGAGCGTTGCTATGACCGGTTCGCTAAGTGTTAGGGGAGAAGTTTTGCCCGTTGGTGGGGTTACGCCAAAAATAGAGGCGGCAATTGAAGCGGGAATAAAGCAGGTTATAATTCCAAAGGCAAACGAGAAGGATGTCTTCTTAAGTCCAGACAAAGCTGAAAAGATCGAAATAATCCCTGTTGAGACAATTGATGAAGTGCTCCAGATAGCCCTTGAGGACTCAGAAAAGAAAGATGACCTGATAAGAAGAATTAAGGGAGCATTGCCCCTCGCTTAA
- a CDS encoding DUF2666 family protein: MKIEDHIAFTANHKNWKVGDKLLAMEKHEIAHFLASVSNTVTLKIPEYLTEVMNVAGIMSLAEEIGKKEVWEALKTLKSPGTSRKLNPMIFEEDKKLKKLLLDAAKALLAREALSKKFPVSYPEEPIRELRTTLMYNEDHINFTAKHGSWIVVKRLIIDDKTPMADVARILASINETTVAKIPVYAEIDLKGIEQWFGDIKKAKSESEIKTLVDKLLHIPIEHYAPKEFAEHAKIYALRTALQKMGLSIDIPSKSLEKYLEKS, encoded by the coding sequence ATGAAAATTGAAGATCACATAGCTTTCACGGCAAACCACAAGAACTGGAAGGTCGGGGATAAGCTGCTAGCAATGGAAAAACACGAGATAGCCCACTTCCTTGCAAGTGTCTCAAACACTGTCACTCTGAAGATTCCCGAATATCTAACAGAGGTCATGAACGTTGCTGGAATAATGAGCCTAGCGGAGGAAATAGGAAAGAAAGAAGTCTGGGAAGCCTTAAAAACTTTAAAATCTCCAGGGACATCAAGAAAACTTAATCCGATGATATTCGAAGAGGACAAAAAGCTCAAAAAACTCCTTCTGGATGCCGCGAAAGCGTTGCTAGCAAGGGAAGCGCTCTCAAAGAAGTTCCCCGTCAGCTACCCGGAAGAGCCCATAAGGGAGCTTAGAACCACGCTCATGTATAATGAGGATCACATAAACTTCACCGCCAAGCATGGAAGCTGGATAGTCGTGAAAAGGCTTATAATAGACGATAAAACTCCAATGGCGGATGTTGCAAGGATCTTGGCAAGCATAAATGAAACAACTGTCGCAAAGATTCCCGTGTATGCCGAGATAGATTTGAAAGGAATAGAACAATGGTTTGGAGACATCAAAAAGGCTAAAAGTGAGAGTGAGATAAAAACACTCGTAGATAAGCTCCTCCACATCCCGATAGAGCATTATGCACCAAAAGAATTCGCAGAACATGCAAAAATCTATGCCCTAAGAACTGCCCTGCAGAAGATGGGGCTTTCAATTGACATCCCCTCAAAGTCCCTTGAAAAGTACCTCGAAAAGAGTTGA
- a CDS encoding glycosyltransferase, producing the protein MLLEILLAIVLLWDGYFFINYLLSLLEPYKTRRWVPFVSILIPAYNEGETIAESIKSALSQDYPDFEVIVIDDGSEDNTFEKATSLKDPRVRVFKKTHEGKARALNFGLSKAKGEIIVTTDADSILSPNALKSLVERFYSPEVVGVGGQVRVLGESFLERAQDVEHLRIAMFRRAKELEDLSVAPGPLSAFRREALKQIGGFIESEVEDYATTKELKKLGKVLYAPKARVYTRMPKTLPELWRQRKRWFLGDLKHLGGGLEKEIFFLLLGDFVALLDILVPVLLLLTGNFDLLLLFLSYEVLTLLIPTVVEGGSLLNALLFPVFLWFWALFYLFLHIYGYLRMLFGNLNGKI; encoded by the coding sequence ATGTTGCTTGAGATACTCCTAGCTATAGTCCTTCTTTGGGATGGATATTTTTTCATCAATTATCTCCTTAGTCTTCTAGAGCCATACAAAACTCGAAGATGGGTTCCTTTTGTGAGCATATTGATCCCCGCTTATAATGAAGGGGAGACCATTGCTGAGTCTATAAAATCAGCCCTCTCCCAAGATTATCCGGATTTTGAGGTTATTGTAATTGATGATGGTAGCGAGGATAATACGTTTGAGAAGGCTACCTCCCTGAAAGACCCGAGGGTGAGGGTTTTTAAGAAGACCCATGAGGGGAAAGCAAGAGCTCTTAACTTCGGACTCTCGAAGGCAAAGGGGGAGATAATAGTTACCACCGATGCGGACTCTATTTTATCCCCAAACGCTTTGAAATCTCTAGTGGAGAGGTTTTACTCTCCAGAGGTTGTCGGGGTAGGTGGTCAAGTGAGGGTTTTGGGAGAGTCTTTTTTAGAGAGGGCTCAAGACGTTGAACACCTTAGAATTGCCATGTTTAGACGGGCTAAGGAACTCGAAGACTTAAGTGTTGCCCCCGGTCCCCTCTCAGCCTTCAGAAGAGAAGCTTTAAAGCAGATTGGGGGATTTATAGAGAGTGAGGTTGAGGACTACGCAACAACAAAAGAACTCAAAAAACTTGGAAAGGTTCTCTATGCCCCGAAGGCAAGGGTCTACACGAGAATGCCGAAAACACTTCCAGAACTTTGGAGGCAGAGAAAGAGGTGGTTTTTGGGCGATTTGAAGCATCTAGGAGGAGGATTAGAAAAGGAGATCTTCTTCCTTCTCTTGGGCGACTTTGTTGCCCTTCTTGATATACTAGTTCCGGTTTTACTGCTCTTAACGGGAAACTTTGATTTGCTCTTGCTGTTCTTGAGTTATGAGGTGCTTACCCTTCTTATCCCTACGGTTGTTGAGGGGGGTTCTCTTCTAAATGCTCTTCTCTTTCCAGTATTTCTGTGGTTCTGGGCTCTCTTTTATCTTTTCCTCCACATCTATGGATATCTCCGGATGTTATTTGGGAATTTAAATGGGAAAATTTGA
- the nurA gene encoding DNA double-strand break repair nuclease NurA: MYRLISKYQADKILQMLKRELKEAEGALEGKVDWRPLPEKKESKVYAVDGSQGKARLSGTIIYTVASFAFGNGKSARLVYTNAMTYNHGISDQIIRLQMETLENKLGALVGNEEHMILMDGTLTGSLTRPPVYPESVKGITTLLDTLEKGKPEELIKDFMERLDEHYLDLEKRLAEERELYSGVILADEVIDEYSEFYKAMEGGEVVNYDGALKRLRDALKAEVPRSEIIKIAEELDEYTERKTLTLEEARNTIHVVLGYLEYLYSLEKLLQRKLIYIAKSFYNRKITSKLGIDLLDVPFIDAYLVKTHGEELPGYCVIYDPERAEEKKKIAHRLPRILRKYFPTVQRFIETGVPSAYIRTMRGGIIYLLQSNTSINDELIAKLLWHESNGYIRPLQRAHEGVKIEQKAFRAELEALMNYLKKKDKELRVFIKYGRSPLE; encoded by the coding sequence ATGTACCGCCTCATTTCCAAATATCAAGCGGATAAAATCCTCCAGATGCTCAAAAGAGAACTCAAAGAAGCTGAAGGGGCTCTAGAGGGCAAGGTGGATTGGAGACCTCTTCCCGAAAAAAAGGAGAGCAAAGTTTATGCTGTTGATGGAAGCCAGGGGAAGGCAAGGCTGAGTGGGACAATAATATATACAGTTGCCTCTTTTGCCTTTGGAAACGGTAAGAGCGCTCGCCTAGTCTATACAAATGCTATGACGTATAACCATGGAATCTCCGACCAGATAATAAGACTCCAAATGGAGACCCTAGAAAACAAGCTCGGAGCGTTGGTTGGGAATGAAGAACATATGATTTTGATGGACGGAACACTCACCGGTTCATTAACAAGACCTCCCGTTTATCCCGAGAGCGTTAAGGGCATAACGACCCTTCTTGATACGTTAGAGAAAGGCAAACCAGAAGAGCTCATAAAGGACTTCATGGAGAGGCTCGATGAGCACTATCTCGATTTAGAAAAGCGCCTTGCTGAGGAAAGGGAGCTCTACAGTGGAGTTATACTCGCGGACGAGGTTATAGATGAATACTCGGAGTTCTACAAAGCCATGGAAGGCGGAGAAGTTGTAAACTACGACGGTGCCTTAAAGAGGTTGAGGGATGCACTAAAAGCCGAGGTTCCCAGAAGTGAGATAATAAAAATTGCCGAAGAGCTGGATGAATATACAGAACGGAAGACATTAACCCTTGAAGAGGCAAGAAACACCATTCATGTTGTCCTAGGCTACCTGGAGTATCTCTACTCACTAGAGAAGCTCCTCCAAAGGAAGCTAATCTACATCGCAAAGAGCTTCTACAACAGGAAAATTACGTCAAAGCTGGGCATAGATCTCCTTGATGTGCCGTTTATCGATGCATATCTTGTCAAAACGCATGGCGAAGAGCTTCCCGGTTACTGTGTAATATATGACCCAGAAAGGGCTGAAGAAAAAAAGAAAATAGCCCACCGTCTGCCGAGAATTCTAAGGAAATACTTCCCCACTGTCCAAAGGTTCATAGAAACGGGAGTTCCCTCAGCATATATAAGAACCATGAGAGGGGGCATCATATATCTGCTCCAATCCAACACATCAATCAACGATGAGCTGATAGCAAAATTGCTGTGGCACGAGAGCAACGGCTATATAAGACCACTCCAGAGAGCCCATGAAGGGGTAAAAATTGAACAGAAAGCCTTCAGAGCTGAGCTTGAAGCCCTAATGAACTATTTGAAAAAGAAAGACAAAGAGTTGAGGGTTTTCATAAAATATGGAAGGTCTCCGCTCGAATGA